In Mercurialis annua linkage group LG5, ddMerAnnu1.2, whole genome shotgun sequence, a single genomic region encodes these proteins:
- the LOC126683373 gene encoding uncharacterized protein LOC126683373 — translation MAVSISTFQPYKVLFISHLHERSSLLLPSSISLPNPTTTFFPLLRATSSHAAPLNETSSNSSSSSANKKKKKKRRTKTDEEEDSAAASGNYNNNIVQDVEIIKSEVGFVDDGNYKTKRDSYSKSSNSNSSHPTMPLPKPPAGFVIDASGRVLMASNKRVATIVDSSNNYPLECIIRRVFRSSQGDDCMLLCPVDTPVQILKSTNVDGWSAVSDEEVETILPAAAYALAKIHMHLVHSGFCYTARGGFCYSDDDIFDFRTDDGQDVEGLPTEGVEITCFHMDGAHYMIYTPSDPYLFVAVKDQNGQLQIADDDLLEDAAVISAIDEETEFNALVEEEAALLESLMGER, via the exons ATGGCAGTCTCCATATCTACATTTCAACCCTATAAAGTCCTCTTCATTTCTCACCTTCACGAACGCTCCTCTCTTCTCCTGCCCTCCTCCATTTCACTCCCAAACCCTACCACTACCTTCTTTCCCCTGCTACGCGCCACCAGCTCTCACGCTGCCCCGCTCAATGAAACCTCCTCcaattcatcttcttcttcagctaacaagaagaagaagaagaagagaaggaCCAAAACCGACGAGGAGGAGGATTCCGCTGCTGCTTCAGGCAATTATAACAATAATATTGTTCAGGATGTTGAGATTATTAAGAGTGAAGTTGGTTTTGTAGATGATGGTAATTATAAAACTAAGCGAGATTCGTATTCGAAATCTTCCAATTCGAATTCGTCCCATCCAACTATGCCACTGCCTAAGCCACCTGCTGGGTTTGTGATAGATGCCAGTGGTAGGGTTCTCATGGCTTCCAATAAGCGGGTTGCTACTATT GTTGATTCGTCGAATAACTATCCATTAGAGTGCATCATAAGGAGAGTGTTCAGAAGTTCACAAGGGGATGACTGTATGCTTCTGTGCCCAGTAGACAC GCCTGTTCAGATTTTAAAGAGTACAAATGTTGATGGGTGGTCAGCT GTTAGTGATGAAGAAGTTGAAACTATTCTTCCTGCTGCTGCTTATGCTCTGGCCAAGATACACATGCACCTAGTACATAGCGG GTTTTGCTACACAGCAAGGGGAGGATTTTGTTACTCAGACGATGATATATTTGATTTCCGCACAG ATGATGGTCAAGATGTAGAAGGCTTGCCAACTGAAGGTGTAGAAATCACATGCTTCCATATG GATGGGGCTCATTACATGATTTACACACCTTCTGACCCATATCTGTTTGTGGCGGTCAAG GATCAAAATGGGCAACTGCAAATTGCTGATGAT GATCTTTTGGAGGACGCTGCTGTCATAAGCGCCATCGACGAGGAGACTGAATTTAATGCCCTCGTG GAGGAAGAAGCCGCTCTTCTAGAATCGTTGATGGGTGAAAGATAA